The DNA segment GTTGGATATGAAGAATCAAAAGTATAAACTATTTTGGGATTTATTTGGAAAAAGAAAAGAAAAAGTTTTGAAGATATAATTCTCTCACAATTTTTAAAATATAGTGTGTCCGCCCTGCGTCATACTGTCGCTCCGTTTCACTCCGCGATTTTTTCTTGCAGAAAAAACACATAACAGCGATTAAGAGGAAAAATCTTGCAGATTTTTCCCAAATTTGCTTCGCAAACTTCTCTTAATCGCGACATTATGTGAAATTAATTTGGAATTTGCTAAAGAGTTGGTTATTCAGTTTTAGTATTAAGAGTTTGTCGCCGTAGTTTTTGTAAAGGAGTTACTTAATTCTTCTTTCTCATGAATTTTTTAAATAAAAAAAATTGAAATAGGTAATCAATATTTAATTATCTTTATGAAAAAAAGTAAACACATTATTTTAGAAGTTATTTTGATTTTTTCAACAGTGTTAGTTTTCAGAAGTCTTTGGACAATAATGGACCGTATCCAATTACTTAATGAAACCTATGCCCATATCATCTTATCGATAGTCGGGATTCTTCTTTCAATATTTGTAGTACATAAACTTACTCATATAGATTAATTTAGGTGTGGACCAGTCTATTTAATATTTTGTGAATTTTACTACTATCGGTTTCTGGTTTTTTCAATTTAGGCGACAAACTCGTTTTATTTAAGTGGTGCAAATTGCAAATTAACTCTGCGGTGCTCATTTCATTCCGCTCCTCGCCATGCTGCGCTCTCGCCTTCGGCTCGGGACAGAAAACACGGCTTATGCAAAATAATATAACCTCTAGCCCAGAAAATTTAGAAAGACTAAAGTCCGCCATTCGAGAAGATGGGCCGGAGAATCTTCATGCCCTTTCTGACTTTGACAGAACTTTAGTCAAAGCGTTTGTGGACGGACAAAAGTCGCCGAGCGTGATTGCCCAAATCCGAAACGGAAAATATTTGACGCCGGATTACGCCCCGAGAGCCCATGCCCTTTTTGATAGATATCATCCAATTGAACTTGATCCAAAAATTTCCCGCGAGGAAAAATCGGCCGCGATGCACGAATGGTGGAGCGAACATTTTAAATTGCTCGCCGAGTGCGGGCTTACAAAACAAGTCTTAAAAGAAATTGTGGGGCAAAAAACTTTAAAGTTTCGCGAGGGAGCGATGGAGTTTATTGATTTTTTGCACGAACGAAGTATTCCGCTCATCATAATGTCTGCCGCGCCGGGCGATATGGTCGCGATGTATCTAGACCAAGTTGGCCGGCTTTATAATAATGTTCATATCATTGCCACGTTCTTTGACTTCGACGCCGACGGCAAAATGATTGGCATCAAAGAACCATTAATTCATTCTCTTAATAAATACGAAGTCACTTTAAAAGATTTTCCAGTATTTGGAGAAATAAAAAATCGGCACAATGTGCTTCTTCTGGGAGACAGCTTAGACGACGTCGGAATGGTGGAAGGGTTTGACTATAAAAACCTTTTGAAAATTGGATTTTTAAATGAAGAAGTCGACGCCAACCTGGAAAATTTCAAAAAAACTTTTGATGTGGTTTTAACCGGCGATCCGGGAATGGAATATATAAATACACTCTTAAAAGAAATATTTTCATAATTACCCAATTACTTAATTACCACGAGTTACGCTTTATGAACCAGTAATTAGGTAACTAGTAGTAATTGGGTAATTGAAACATTATGCTCAACTCTTCTCTAAAAACCGGTTTGAGCTTTGGCCTGACCTCGGGAATTATCACCACTCTTGGCCTTTTAGTCGGTCTTGCTGCCGGAACTTCCTCGCGCCTGGCCGTGCTTGGGGGAATTCTAACAATTGCTATAGCTGACGCTTTTTCCGACGCCCTAGGAATCCATGTTTCCGAAGAGGCGGAAAACAATCATACCCACAGCGAAGTTTGGCAATCAACTTTTGCCACATTTTTTGCCAAATTTTTCTTTGCCATGACTTTTGCCATTCCTGTATTTATCTTCGATTTAAAAACCGCGACGATAATTTCCGTAATTTGGGGTTTTATAATTTTAACCATTGCAAATTTCTTTATTGCCCGTTCGGGAAAAATCGCGCCATGGAAAGTAATCAGCGAACATCTCCTGATCGCCGCTGTGGTCGTTATCGCTTCCTATTTTGTCGGTAATTTAATTTCTACTTTTCTCAGTTAACTTATTTTGAGATTCAAAAACACCCGGCACTTCGCCGGATGTTTTTTGTTTTTTAATTACTAATTACCGGTTACTCAACTATTTTTTAATCGGCATGACGATATAAAGATAATCTACTGTTTCCACCTTTGGCCGCAAGAGACACGGATTTTCGCCGGAAGTTAATTCCAAGGCCACTTCTTCTGTCTCCATTGCTCCAAGCCCGTCCAAAAGATATCTATAATTCAAAGTAATTTCATTTTCCTTCCCTTCCACTTCCGCTTCAAGCTTTACCGTGTTTTCGCCGAATTGTGAATTAGCTGAAGACAAAACTAATTCTCCAGTTTTTTCTTTTCCCGGCTTAAGAGAAAACGTGACATCAAAAATTCCAGGCTTGGCAAAGAGACTGGCCGTTTTTACCACCCTCATCAATTCGTTGCGGTTAAAGGTCGCCCTTGTTTCATAACTCGCCGGAATAATTTGCTTATAGTCCGGATATTGTCCATCAATCACGCGGGAAACTAAATCCACGCCGTTTAAAGAAAACATTATTTGATTTTCTGCGAGATAAATTTTCACGACGTTCGGCGCTTCTGGATCTTCGCTGTCCCGGAAAACGGATAAAATCCGCAAGACTTCTTGCATAGTCCGGGCAGGAACAATTACATCGCGGGAATTTTCATTTTCCTTTCCCGCCAAAGCCAAAATTTTTTCCGCCAACCTGTAACTATCTGTTGCCGCTACCACGACTTTCATTCCCGCTCCATCAAAATGCATTAAAATACCGCTGATTTCCGGCCTGATTTCGTTTGTGGAAGTGGCAAAAACCACCTGATTTACCGCTTCATGAAATTTCCCCACATCTAGGCTGTAGGGCGCCTCTTTCGCCACCTCGGGAATTAGAGGAAACTCGCTCGTGGCCGCGCCGCGGAGGCGGGTTTCATAATTTTTACATTTAATTTCCAATGTTTGATCTTGTAGATCAAGATCAATTTTATCCTTGGGCAAAGAACTCACATAGTCAGCAAAGAGTTTTGCCGGAAGAGTAATCGCCCCCTCGGATTCAATCTTGCCCCTCACCTCACACCTAATACCTATCTCAAGATTTGTCGCGATAAGTGTGATTACTCCACCCTCGGCGCGAAATAAAACATTGTTTAAAATGGGCAGATTAACGTTTTTACTCGCGATGTGGCTTGAAATTAG comes from the Patescibacteria group bacterium genome and includes:
- a CDS encoding haloacid dehalogenase-like hydrolase → MQNNITSSPENLERLKSAIREDGPENLHALSDFDRTLVKAFVDGQKSPSVIAQIRNGKYLTPDYAPRAHALFDRYHPIELDPKISREEKSAAMHEWWSEHFKLLAECGLTKQVLKEIVGQKTLKFREGAMEFIDFLHERSIPLIIMSAAPGDMVAMYLDQVGRLYNNVHIIATFFDFDADGKMIGIKEPLIHSLNKYEVTLKDFPVFGEIKNRHNVLLLGDSLDDVGMVEGFDYKNLLKIGFLNEEVDANLENFKKTFDVVLTGDPGMEYINTLLKEIFS
- a CDS encoding VIT1/CCC1 transporter family protein; protein product: MLNSSLKTGLSFGLTSGIITTLGLLVGLAAGTSSRLAVLGGILTIAIADAFSDALGIHVSEEAENNHTHSEVWQSTFATFFAKFFFAMTFAIPVFIFDLKTATIISVIWGFIILTIANFFIARSGKIAPWKVISEHLLIAAVVVIASYFVGNLISTFLS
- the dnaN gene encoding DNA polymerase III subunit beta translates to MKLSCTQENLNRGLLISSHIASKNVNLPILNNVLFRAEGGVITLIATNLEIGIRCEVRGKIESEGAITLPAKLFADYVSSLPKDKIDLDLQDQTLEIKCKNYETRLRGAATSEFPLIPEVAKEAPYSLDVGKFHEAVNQVVFATSTNEIRPEISGILMHFDGAGMKVVVAATDSYRLAEKILALAGKENENSRDVIVPARTMQEVLRILSVFRDSEDPEAPNVVKIYLAENQIMFSLNGVDLVSRVIDGQYPDYKQIIPASYETRATFNRNELMRVVKTASLFAKPGIFDVTFSLKPGKEKTGELVLSSANSQFGENTVKLEAEVEGKENEITLNYRYLLDGLGAMETEEVALELTSGENPCLLRPKVETVDYLYIVMPIKK